From the genome of Streptomyces sp. NBC_00659, one region includes:
- a CDS encoding DeoR/GlpR family DNA-binding transcription regulator, with product MSNADRHGLIAKAVRDSGGATVQELAELTNASEMTIRRDLDTLAAQGVLERVRGGARSLLLRGEEPPFALRAHEAIDVKRRIAAEVSALVADGESVLLDSGTTCLEVARLLRERPVTVMPLSLQAIHLLGETPGPATLVVPGGQPRAAEGALTGPLTLASLAALRFDTAVIGCCGLSAADGLTAYDLDDAAVKKAGIASARRTIVATDGGKLGRTAFAHVGPSTLLQTLVTDTTAPPDEVTALEGAGTIVKIA from the coding sequence ATGAGCAACGCAGACCGGCACGGGCTGATCGCGAAGGCTGTGAGGGACTCCGGCGGTGCCACGGTCCAGGAACTCGCGGAGCTGACCAACGCCTCCGAGATGACCATCCGGCGTGACCTCGACACCCTGGCCGCGCAGGGCGTTCTCGAACGCGTCCGAGGCGGGGCGCGCAGCCTGCTGCTCAGGGGTGAGGAGCCCCCGTTCGCGTTGCGCGCGCACGAGGCGATCGACGTCAAGCGCCGGATCGCCGCTGAAGTCTCCGCCCTCGTCGCCGACGGTGAGAGCGTCCTACTGGACAGCGGCACCACCTGTCTGGAGGTCGCCCGCCTCCTGCGCGAACGGCCCGTCACTGTGATGCCCCTGTCCCTGCAGGCCATCCACCTGCTCGGCGAGACACCCGGCCCGGCCACACTGGTGGTGCCCGGCGGACAGCCGCGCGCCGCCGAGGGAGCCCTCACCGGCCCCCTCACCCTCGCCTCACTCGCGGCCCTGCGCTTCGACACCGCCGTCATCGGCTGCTGCGGACTGAGCGCGGCAGACGGCCTGACCGCCTACGATCTCGACGACGCCGCGGTGAAAAAGGCCGGCATCGCCTCCGCCCGCCGCACCATCGTCGCCACGGACGGCGGCAAGCTCGGCCGTACCGCCTTCGCCCACGTGGGTCCCTCCACACTCCTGCAGACCCTCGTCACGGACACCACGGCACCCCCCGACGAGGTGACGGCGCTCGAAGGCGCGGGCACCATCGTCAAAATCGCCTGA